attgaggggattcacattgcgattggggattgaggggattcacattgggattgaggactgagggggaatcacattgggattggggattgaggggattcacattgggattggggattgaggggtttacattgggattgaggactgaggagaATCACATTGTGAATGGGGACTGAGGAAAGTCACATTGGATTggtgactgagaggattcacattgggattggggactgaggggattcacattgggattggggattgaggggattcacattgggattgaggactggggAGAATCACATTGTGAATGGGGACTGAGgaaagtcacattgggattggggactgagagagattcacattgggattggggactgaggggattcacattgggattggggatagaggggatttacattgggatcggggtctgagggggattcacattgggattggattttgaggggattcacattgtgataggggactgaggggattcacattgggattggggactcatgggattcacattgggattggggattgaggagattcacattgggatttgggattgaggtgggggattaacattgggattggggtttgagaggattcacattgggattggggattgacgagattcacattgggattggggactgagaggattcacattgggattgtggtctgAGTATTCCGCATTGGGattagggattcacattgggattgggttctgaggattccgcattgggattgcgactgagatgattcacattgggattggggacacaggggattcacattgagattggggactcaggggattcacattgggactgtggactgaggggattcacattgggattggggcctgaggattccgcattgggattggggactgaggggattcacattgggattggggactgaggagattcacattgggattcgggacaggggattcacattgggattggggactgagggggattcacattgggattggggattcagagaATTCACATtgggagtgaggggattcacattgggattggggattgatgcggtggattcacattgagattagggattgaggggattcacattgggattggggattgtctagattcacattgggattgcgactgaggattcacaatgggattggggactgatgggactcacattggggttggggactgaggggattcacattgggattggggattgaggggattcacattaggattggggactgaggggattcacattgggattgtggtctgagtattccgcattgggattggggattcacattggattgggttctgaggattccgcattgggattgcgactgagatgattcacattgggattggggacgcaggggattcacattgagattggggactgaggggactcacattgggactggggactgaggggattcacattgggattggggactgaggagtccgcattgggattggggactgagggggttcacattgggattgcggactgaggggattcacattgggattggggacaggggattcacattgggattggggactgagagggattcacattgggattggggattcagaggattcacattgggattgaggggattcacattgggattgggtattgaggcgattcacattgggattggggattgaggagattcacattggaatttgggattgaggcgggggattcacattgagattagggattgaagggattcacattgggattggggattgtcgagattcacattgggattgcgactgaggattcacattgggattggggactgatgggattcacattggggttggggactgagggtattcacattgggattggggattgaggggattcacattaggattggggactgaggggattcacattgggattggggttagaggggattcacattaggattagggattgaggagatttacattgggattgtggattgaggtgattcacattgggaatgggtactgatgggattcacattaggattggggactgaggtgattcatattgggattgtggattgaggctaTTCACATAGGGATTGGGGATTGagaagattcacattgggatttgggattgaggtgtgggattcacattgggattgggattgaggggattcacattgggtttggggattgacgagattcacattgggattgcgactgagaggattcacattgggattggggactgttggaattcacattgggactggggactgaggagattcactttcgaaatggggactgaggggattcacattggggttggggactgaggggattcacattgggattgggagttgaggagattcacattgagattggggattgaggggattcacattgggattagggattgaggggattcacattgggattggggactgaggggattcacattgggaatggagattcaggggattcacatggattggggattaggggattcacattgggattggagcctgaggggattcacattgggatttgaatgaggtgattcacattgggaatggggattgaggggattcacattgggattggggactgaggggattcacattgggattggggattgatgggattcacattgtgatttgggactgaggggattctcattgggattggggcctgaggattccgcattgggattgggtactgaggggattcacattgggattggggattgaggggattcaccttgggatacaggattgaggagattcacattgggattggggactgaggattccgcattgggattggggattgaggggattcacattgggattggggactgaggggattcacattgggattggggactgaggggaatcacattgggatacgGGATTGgggagattcacattcagattagggactgaggggattcacattgggattggggacggagtggattcacattgggattggggattgagacgattcacattgggattggggatttaggggattcacattggtattGAGGACTCAGGAGAATCACATTGTGAATGGGGACTGAGgaaagtcacattgggattggggactgagaggattcacattgggattggggtttgaggggattcacattgggattgtggattgaggggattcacattgggattgaggacttagGAGAATCACATTGTGAATGGGGACTGAGgaaagtcacattgggattggggactgtagagggtgccatctccgctactccactactgggccaatatctggggttcgaatatctgtgtgtgtctctctccagctggcactgaaacttcagaggccaggggatgtcgcactgggacacttccactgaagagagcactgattcaagcctgccgtttattcctaaccgacagcctgagacttatatcacacagatctccagacccctaccaatacccaggtgattctctctcttgccggtggtgcaacagccacccggttcctactccactagagtagctttcccaagagagagaataggacactgctgtttattccctaaccagcagtctgtcctgagtgaatcgctcaagatgaccctcgattcctgaacccggaattaaggtgaggagtattttaacaatgacttggtcagagatcgctggtgaaggattgaagaatttaaacgactccaattagcatcaaatcaagatttattgtaaaacccaggtcaaaatcatcaacagaagaaacacagtaaaatcttatgctctaatacaactaagtctattcaaaaggtaatatagcggacacaacgaaaattcttacagttacacaggttttagcaaaatcacaaggcacaaaacaagttcccttccccaaagcctcaaccactattaaaatcaagggagtttcgcaagctgctgcgggttacttacggtcacaggctgcagaggtcaagtcaggggtgcagaggtcgagccaggaacgaacagccccctctcgaaaacacagccccttttatatagttatacctggctttgttctgtgatcggccagccccttttgcattgagaaggtaagtttttaaaagttcccgctggtcccgccccctttgggccggtcagagctgtatgtttccggggtattccttgcaggtccgcttcttccagctgggcagacctgcgcgatttgaatttggcgctggctccgcccccttccttcagtgagtttcagccggcagcttctgtcaagcttggagtacctcccccaggtccgcctccaacttgggttttctgccggtagcttctgtcaagcttggagtacctcccccaggtccgcctccaacttggtttttttcagacttgcgcgatttgaatttggcgctggctccgcccccctcctcccagtgagtttctgccggtagcttctgtcaagattggagtacctcccccaggtccgcctccaacttggtttttcctctaccgctgattttctaggggcttttccagcgcaatatgctggactcagacagtctgatttctagttttaatgaggttaggctcttctgtggagaatttcagtgtcttccagctgctccggagatggctgctgttctcacctcgctatgttgatggggtgctaattggattctactctggtggaggccaggtcatttacatttgcatggggctatgaccatcccattgtcctgcttgcatgcaagcctcctgtgtattcccgtgcccctttgtctgtgtcttgatgttatcttgtttgtctggccccttcttccttgtagctcctaggggggtgtttgtaaatgtttatgtatttatgcccttactcggctcagcgggccaagcctgctgggaaaactggttctgttcccttggctggaaagtcggtttaaagtctctgagtttctccgaaaagggccgaattgcccgaaaaccttacagatgccccttcgatacgtccctacctgcttggatcgtatcgacacaggtgaagggcaattgtgtgcctttgtgtggaccgtaggtccccccctcagcaacatgcgaaattacaattcccaagacagttcccttaatctaggctacccctgttttcaatgaaagggaaagaaacaccatatctaatttaaacacatagtaacatatacacatttcaccggaaccccaaacgtaagggtccctgtacatatattacAGTCAAATAACTGAAGACCCGCGCTGTATACAACTATTTACACTACGACTTTTCTTTGGTGGGCtgcactcagcgtctccccgaggacccgatgaaggctcttcattttcctccgtcgtcggtacctgcagctgaggcaacataaatataaCACTACGAAAACTTGTAACACTACTAACAAATGtgaggctattcggatccaggctgggatcacaatccatgatcccatgttccaccagtccggggCTTTGAGATCTGTAATTTCACGATCAATGTTTTGGGctttttgctctaaggagaaaaagtgtctttgtgaGACTTCCACAGCTTGCAGCAATACCCTTAGGTCTTCATTAaccgggggaatatcgtacccaaaacgggccacatattcCTGTATGTTAGTAATGTTttcccgtaccgagaggtgaactgaggagggtcgtggaatgggcagtatccgttgctgtgccacctggacctctgccttgggtttaaaacagaagctgctgtgcagtatcggacaccactgctgtggcccatgttgatactgctgggctccagtggtgacacagtatgtcccacttcctatatatgccacctggggctggacatggctcgctgccattgcctccatggtgcagttaataggttctgccccaacagtcctgaacccgcactggggtcgcgcctcagtgcccaggtgctgagggcacaggattacctgcgctccccggctccggcagcccgagaggtcaatgcctgccacagctcgctcccgcactatgacatacggcgggacctttccaaaccgaatgtgtacccccccacgaatgacccccacattctccactcggtacagcggcaccggctgtgctggactacccaagattgggattctcacgatgacccccaagatcgtgtggtttgacctcccacaatcgaccggtaccgggtatgcctctgaggctgcacggagctggcaaggactcaaaaccctgtggaatgggtgcagcgctgccaagtgcctgttgctaatccacgaggggacctgaccctgtctcaggtcctccagattactcctcccctctcctagcagccaggcaccatacagcccacacacttcattctgggcagcctgatctGATGAATTTCGGtcttctttaattagcgcgttaatggcttttgcatgccctgccaattgcgcgattatttcttttagatgtagggtcattgccacctcctcgtgcaagcccgaccgcactactgtgttctcatccttcaatacctttctcagctggccttttagctgattgatttgcaaggccagctctacagtatccatgctgttgacaatggatgtccccgtattgaaggcagtgaacCCATCATTGACTAGCCCTCTACGTTGTCTACTGGAGTCCCCATTAAGTTCCCCCGCCCTATTGTACAAATCCTCCACTTCCacgtccccaaaatccaaattgtggaatttctggaacatgtccttcagcagcgcctggtacaatagttcagtcttgcgagggcaccattccggtaacttcacctcggttaggtttagcaccaccgatgccaccgcgtaatgtaccccctggtataaTAGTTTTTTCGTTGGGATgagcagcaaaccattttcggggccccgggtggtgattggacagttgtgagggtcgattggttgggctgtgggtaggggcctctttacctgaaccagcagttcggtagctctcacggtttctttccctccgggggttacacatcccttcccattctgatcccaatttatcccatgtccggtgtcttgccaccaccttacaaaggtgattgatgccccttgtggacatgccttggccgacccccacaaacatagatacatgccctggtcggaagcccaccacttatcccagcaaacggtgatcctacccggtgaccccgtgatggttcggtaggtgtcattgtccattcgttcccagtccgaggatcgatccctcatgtccgggctcagcttcctgagccaccaccatctccccacaggaacgtccccctcacaggttaaacacacccgcctgccctcagtcaccctaacccggtcagtcgccacctgtatctcctcgcagagtaccgaggcttctccataggtgaagctctggtggctggagtacctggtcgagttcgaccccagccacccaggccatctccctaggtgtgagtagcgggcctgttctatggccacctggtttccctgtccggtagtgaccaggggggctctgccgccagaacacccatagacaaaggactcttctgtctctcctctgcggagttctcccggtcccaccatcgccaggatcagcaaactccacatcgtcgggtgccccatctgtaagacaaacaaaacacatccttgcctccacagaattacctaccttgaagtgcatgggtgctattcggtggcggcagcagctcctgctttgaagttgccgcagcctgtctggggttctgtgtttacagcccggctccccagggtcctagtgcctgccgctatccggtggcagcagcagctcctgctttgaagttgccgcagcctgtctggggttctgtgttttacagcccagctgcaccagggtcctagtgcctggtgcttcatcattttacccttgcaccaggcgcttctgtgtccccacgatcccaaatacctcacacacaactacatactaattagaactagcagggggaaagaaaagggaatatgatatatacagtgccacccgtctccgggtggccaaattaaaactgtgccccgctaaacgggggcagtccgcctgtttggtcgaatagctcgggccagaccgtcccctcccgggggttcgggctgcctcttgccgctccctccccaacagggttcggggatccctcagcgctccctcccactcgggcccccttactgcgggaccgggtgacagggagatgggatggggaccatcttaccgggggcttggagacccgattgctccttcgtcccctgactggttcccaggcCCAAGGTGATATTtccccttcctccgcctccttagcctctatactaaggcaggctacctgacccacaggtaagggcttgggagtcatcactgtccctgggctgggtgcttgcagcactgtcggtctctttgggactgccccttcgggacagcaccttgccaCCGGTTGTGTGGTCGTGGAGTTAGGGACCTCCCCTACCGCCGTCAATTCTGCAGGTGGTTTCTCTATTATcactcccagtcccccccccaacttactcttaccggccctggtggggtcgaaaagtttgcactggttcacgtggaaccatttaatcttccgggggagctgtactgcgtaaaccatggggctggccttgtccactatactgtatggtcccgcgtacagtggctcaaaggctcctacccgtgcaaaattccggaccattacttggtcccctatggcccattcctgggtagtgtggggctcgagtagcagcttgttcctccggtgctgggtccccatattaaacgctgcctgccagttaatttctttcagctgctccatcagcttcttagcaaacttgtctcgatttacctccttaagctgcccctctgtcagggaaggtaccctgacatggatcggggttctcatgactctccctgtcatgagctcgtgcggggagtaccctgtgcttctggactggcttgcccggatccccattaaaactaagggtaagatttctacccaccggttgggcgagctgcctgtttctttcctgatcctttcctttatagtcctgtttaacctttccacaggacctgaggattgagggttataagccacatgccatttggccttaatccccaggactttcagggtcgcttgcatcacttgtcccgtgaagtgactcccctgatctgactctacaaactgtgggagtccccacctcgagaatacctccctgaccagtatcctggctgtgcctgtggcggtggctgttcggcaggggaaggcttccacccacttggtgaaaatatccaccaacaccagacagtacttgtaaccccccgccgctgggggaaggggtccaatatagtcgatctgtatcgactgccagggcccctccaccctgcggatgtgccccaacgagacctttctcttcttggggtccgggttattggtagcacacaccaggcagctcgcacaaaaatcgcgagcatcctcccggaggctcggccaccaccccaccctctccacccgttgccaggtggtctcagggccgggatgtcccgctccggggctctcatgggccatttctataaattccctatgatgctgggaaggcactatccactggtcccccctgaagagcatgccctccttcagtgtgatgtcctttcccccatagggcccctctatcctttcctgtttacccatggccgttatgattTTTTTCAgttcggggtcctgtccctgggcagtggccagatctggggccaaactcgtcccatcccccctctggggctgtcttgtaacggccgctacctgtccctcttcgtacgggtcccacgctatcccattcttagccccctctcgagccaggccgtctgctttctggttccccttgccccgtggctctgttttggagtgagctttcaccttgaagatatacctgtcctccccctgcccaactgccgccacgattttctcgaggaggggttttgtggccagtggttttccatccgaggaggtgtatcctcggcgggaccagatagccaggtactccgtgcaggagttgcatgtaaacatgctatctgaacagatggtatacggcgtgggaaaccggtcggggtgggtcaccacatacatcactgcagccagctctgcctgctgcgCGCTGAgggtatgggggagtttaagggccagggctatgtcggcatcggggtcccagatcccgcagcccgtgagcctgacgccctccgctaccgtactggacccatccacatagatctccctccctgtcgggtgcagccctgcccggagtccgaaccctacctcccataccccttctacggaacagtggtgtggctccccggggtatatcaggttggctgcgagctgcggctcattcagcccttttacctgaagggccatctgagacagcaggagggtccacctggtgatcctggcgctgctgaccgtgccgtccttgatccggccgtccagcagcatctgggtcggggtgtgatgtgtcaggagagtgatggggcccatcctaacaaatacctgcattcgttttaccgcccagtgggtggccagcagatgcctctcacagttggagtatgcccgctccacgtctgtgaggacccgagaggagtacaccaccggcctcaatttgccatgtcgggtctggaggagcacagcactcaggccatcgctgcctgcggccacctccaggaaaaactcctcccgggggtcaatggctcccagggctggggctttctgcaagtcctgcttgagttggacgaacgccgtctcacatttgctgtcccagtcccactccacccccttgtgcagcagcctaagcagaggcgctgctgtggtggcatagtcctcaatgaaatccctgcagtagccggtgattcctaaaaaggaccgtatcccctttacatctacggggactgggagttcctgcactgtttgtctcctggcggtgtcaatccctctctccccagctctcagggttaatcccaggaacttcacctcccctagcccgatctgtgcctttttagggttaactttcagccctcctttgtgtaacatccccaacagctcgtccactaggggcccatgctcctccctagtactggtgaacaacaggatgtcgtccacatactgcaccagcttgtgtggctcactgaagcCCTTTAAGCATTCTGCCAtacattgatggaaaatgctcgggctgttgtggaatccctgcgggagacaggtccaggtgtatTGTTGCCCCTTAAAAGTAAATGCAAACTTGTATTGGTCTTCCCTTCTGACTGGGACTGACCAAAATCCAtttgaaatatccagcaccgtaaaaattgaagcggatgctggaatttctcctagcaagtctgccacggccgccaccgttggggcgcaggctggaatgtgtttattcaggactctgtagtccacggtggccctccaggagttgtccggcttcctcaccggccagagcggggagtttacatgggtggcaattgtcctcaacactccttgccgcaccagtgagtttagggccacctccaagtctgcctctgcttcccgggggaagcggtactgtttctggggctgggacatggggtccccatctaccctgacctctgtcccagtaactctcccacaatcatgcttgtgggtggcaaaagcagccagattcttgcggacatactccctgaattcttccggggtattcctctccagggcttctagatcgtacccttcctttggctgtaccacgcacaaagcccccttctcctgggctctgtctattaccctcaactccctttcagcCCCTTCCGtagctgcaccccacaggcagtgatttcttaggtccaccaggatctgatgagccactatgaagtcagctcctaggatccctttcccctcctgttcccatctcatcaggacgcatttccaatgcgcctggagtgcccctaacctgatagacaggggaacagagaaaaaacccgttttttcgttcccggtaaatccaatgaggctatagggtaccccgctGGACAGAGGGGATTCCCGGGGATTGTctgtgtggactatagtactggaagcccctgtgtccagtaggtaactcccgaccgtatcctggacctccatttttacccagggtctcccgcatgggccatactctaatgggcatagaaaggtgggttgctgaggggctagtcattcggaggcttctctgggtgcgggggcgggctgcccctggcccgttgccatagccacctgtcctgagccttgcaaaagggctaagatcttacttatctcgatggttcccggggcagctgctcctgccatcggggtctgactctctactgcgggagccctctcctgtttGTTGGGGTTTTTGCATTCCCTTTTGAAATGCCCggctttcccacacccgtagcataccggtttcttgtcggaggttcgagtgccctcatgcttccactctctcttaggggctgctggcacgatttcgtgcactttacccttaaggggcttgtcctcacccctctccccattacgataggcgagggtaagtttcctgaggacctcttcctcgttaagggccggggtttgcgggtcgaaccagtgttcggcttttgccctaacgttagggagacaattggcaactaacgttttcagccagtgggcggttctttcccctagatTTCGcctatccgcttgaatcccgcatgcctccatataaacagtccacagtctgtctgcgaacatggtgggagattcccctggttgctgcttggtttcccccaccctcatgaaagggctccccagattcaagcccatggcctccagaacagcagtctgtgctgccgcccaggtgtcaggtcttcc
This window of the Scyliorhinus torazame isolate Kashiwa2021f chromosome 14, sScyTor2.1, whole genome shotgun sequence genome carries:
- the LOC140390093 gene encoding protein NYNRIN-like — translated: MGKQERIEGPYGGKDITLKEGMLFRGDQWIVPSQHHREFIEMAHESPGAGHPGPETTWQRVERVGWWPSLREDARDFCASCLVCATNNPDPKKRKVSLGHIRRVEGPWQSIQIDYIGPLPPAAGGYKYCLVLVDIFTKWVEAFPCRTATATGTARILVREVFSRWGLPQFVESDQGSHFTGQVMQATLKVLGIKAKWHVAYNPQSSGPVERLNRTIKERIRKETGSSPNRWVEILPLVLMGIRASQSRSTGYSPHELMTGRVMRTPIHVRVPSLTEGQLKEVNRDKFAKKLMEQLKEINWQAAFNMGTQHRRNKLLLEPHTTQEWAIGDQVMVRNFARVGAFEPLYAGPYSIVDKASPMVYAVQLPRKIKWFHVNQCKLFDPTRAGKSKLGGGLGVIIEKPPAELTAVGEVPNSTTTQPVARCCPEGAVPKRPTVLQAPSPGTVMTPKPLPVGQVACLSIEAKEAEEGEISPWAWEPVRGRRSNRVSKPPVRWSPSHLPVTRSRSKGARVGGSAEGSPNPVGEGAARGSPNPREGTVWPELFDQTGGLPPFSGAQF